The DNA region GCCGGATGGTGCGCACACCGGTAAAGGATGACATTTCCTGCATCACCACATCGCGGTTGTTCTGCATGTTCAGGCGCAGGCTCTCCACCACGTTCTGCACGCCGTTAAGGGCGCCTTCGGCCGCTGCCTGCAGTAGCGGCGAAGGGCAAGACGTCGTTTGGGCCTGCACGTTGGTCATGATCTCCACCAGTTTGCGCGGGCCAACCGTCCATCCGATGCGGAAGCCGGTCATTCCATACAGCTTCGAGATTCCGTTGACGACCAGGATGCGGGAGTTCTCGACATCCTGCTTCGTGTAGCGGTAAGCGGGCGGCGCGGTGCGGCCGTCGAACACCAGCCGGTGGTAGATGTCATCCATGATCAGGTATATCCCGCGCTGCTCACAGATCTTGACGATGGCCGCCAGGAACTCCTCGTGGAAGACCATGCCCGAGGGATTGTTGGGACTGTTGACGATGATCGCCCGAGTGTAGGAGGTGATCGCCGCCTCAACATCCTGGATGCGGGGGTGGAAGGTGCCGTCCTCGGGCACCACTATCACCGGAATGGCGTACACCATCTTGACCATCTCGGGGTAGCTCACCCAATAGGGGGCCAGGAGAATCACCTCGTCCTGGGGGTTGAGTAGGGTATACAGCAAGTTGAACAACGCCTGCTTGGCCCCCGTCGAGACGATCACGTTTTCGGGTGCGACCAGACGACCGTAGTTGTCCTCGGTATAGCGGATGATGGCCTTTTTCAATGAGGGCAAGCCATCGGTCGGCGTGTACTTGACCTCGCCCTTGCTCAGGTGGCTGGCCGAACTCAGGATGGCCGAGATCGGCGTGCGGTTCTTGGGCTCGCCGATCCCAAGGTGGATTACGGGTTGTCCCCGCTCGCGCAACAGGCGCGCTTCCTCGTTCAACCTCAGAGTCGGGGAATCGACGATCTCACGCGCGCGTCGGCTTAGGGTCATCCACAGCTCCTGACGGTTGCCTCGTCCTGTCGCTTGCTGGCTCTGGGGCCTGCATGTGATTATATCCAGCCGGTCAGGGACACGCCCTCCATCCCTGCGGCCTTACCCCGCCGCCAAATGGTACACTCGGCCCGCAATGCCCCGGCCGCTGGCGATCTCTGAGCGTACCCTAGGCGCCTACCGACGACGCACCTTCCGCACGGGTCGTGGCCAGCGCCTGCGCACCCCCCAAGAGGCTGTGCAGTTTGTGCGTGAGCGCGGCTTCGTACACTTCTGGCCGATCCAGGGCGTCGATCTGCCAAGCTTGTGGACCGCCGTCGCCGGCGACCGGCCGGTGGCCGAGTTTCACGATGACCCTGGCCACGTCACCTGGGGCTGGAAGGACTCGCTGCTGGGCGCCCGCAAGTGGCACTACGCCAAGCTCCTGCGCGGCAAGGCTACCCTCGTCAGCCTGCCCACCCTGCCCCACTTCTACGCCCTGTCCGACCGGCTGGGCGACCTGGATGATTATGTCCTGGCCTACGAATCCGGCCGCATCTCGCGCGAGGCCAGGCTTGTCGCCGATGGGCTGCTACGTCACGGGGCGCAGCACACCCTTCAGCTGCGCGCCGCCTCGCACCTGGATGCGGCCAGCTCGAAATCGCGCTTCGAGAAGGCGCTGGTCGAGCTGCAACGCGGGCTGTGGATCTTGCCCATCGGCGTGGCGCAGGCCGGCAGCTGGAACTACGCCTTCATCTACGAGATGGTCGACCGCTGGTATCCGGGGCTCCTCGACCAGGCTCGCCCGCTGTCCCTCGAGCAGGCCCGGGCCCATCTGGCGCGGCGGCTGCTCGACTCGGTCGGCATCGCAACCCCGCTCGCGTTCCAGCGGCTGTTCCGCTGGACGCCGGCCGCCGTGCAGCAGGCGCTGGACGATCTGCGACAGGCCCGGGCCGGGCTGCCACTGGACGATGGGCGCTGGGCCAGCCGGCGCCTGCTTCGGGCGACCTGACCAGCGCCGCGGCCGCTCCGCCCAGGCCCCTACTGCCCGGCCGAGACCGGGATCAGGGGAGCCTCCCGCACCGGTCGTGCGTGGCGGGTGTAGTCGGGCAGCAGGATCGGGGAGGGCCTCCCGCCGCTGAGCCCGGACTGGCTTCGCTCCTGTTCCCATGCCTGCAGGTGCTGCAGCGTTCGCTCGCCAAGCTCCACGCTGTGGCTGTAGGCCGCCGCGGCCCTGCCGGTGCGGCGGCCGTAAACCGTGATCTCCAGCAGGGAGTTGCCCATCAGTCGGTTCTCGCCGTGTACGCCGCCGCAAACCTCGCCCGCCGAGAACAGCCCGGGGACACCGGTGGCGCCATGCGCATCGTGGGCCACACCGCCGTTCTGGAAATGCAGCGTCGGATACACCAGGATGGGTTGGCGGGTCATGTCGATCCCGAAGTTCTTGAACTGGCGCACCATCGCCGGCAGCCCACGCTCAATCGTACCGGGGCCATGGGTCAGGTCAATCATCGGCGAATCCAACCACACTCCCAGCTGGCCGGTGTGGGCCGCGACGCCGTTCCCCCGCTCAGAACATTCGCGGATGAAGGCAGCCGCCTCCACGTCTCGCGTTTCCAGCGGGTATACGAACTGCTCGCCGTGT from Anaerolineales bacterium includes:
- a CDS encoding pyridoxal phosphate-dependent aminotransferase, producing MTLSRRAREIVDSPTLRLNEEARLLRERGQPVIHLGIGEPKNRTPISAILSSASHLSKGEVKYTPTDGLPSLKKAIIRYTEDNYGRLVAPENVIVSTGAKQALFNLLYTLLNPQDEVILLAPYWVSYPEMVKMVYAIPVIVVPEDGTFHPRIQDVEAAITSYTRAIIVNSPNNPSGMVFHEEFLAAIVKICEQRGIYLIMDDIYHRLVFDGRTAPPAYRYTKQDVENSRILVVNGISKLYGMTGFRIGWTVGPRKLVEIMTNVQAQTTSCPSPLLQAAAEGALNGVQNVVESLRLNMQNNRDVVMQEMSSFTGVRTIRPEGTFYALPDFRAYNHDSVALADFLLKKALVVTVPGKEFGMEGYLRLSFSGTIKDLTEGIARMKWALDPASPNEIYIGDRKLVRDWL
- a CDS encoding winged helix DNA-binding domain-containing protein; translated protein: MPRPLAISERTLGAYRRRTFRTGRGQRLRTPQEAVQFVRERGFVHFWPIQGVDLPSLWTAVAGDRPVAEFHDDPGHVTWGWKDSLLGARKWHYAKLLRGKATLVSLPTLPHFYALSDRLGDLDDYVLAYESGRISREARLVADGLLRHGAQHTLQLRAASHLDAASSKSRFEKALVELQRGLWILPIGVAQAGSWNYAFIYEMVDRWYPGLLDQARPLSLEQARAHLARRLLDSVGIATPLAFQRLFRWTPAAVQQALDDLRQARAGLPLDDGRWASRRLLRAT